Within the Halorhabdus rudnickae genome, the region CTCGAAACCTATCGCCGGACTGCCGACGGCGATACCCCCGATCCCGCGGCGGCGGGTGTCGATCGCGAGACGATAGAACACGTCGTCGAAGAGATACTCGCCCAGCAGCGGGAGGAACTCGTCGCTACCGTCGCCGCGGAAGTCGAATCCGACACGGAGACCGATAGCCTCGCCGAACGCATTGGGGATCTCGAGGCCGACTTTCAGGGCAAACTCGAGGACGTCCGCGAGCGGGTCATCCAGGTCAAACGGGAGACGGATGCCAAAGCGCCCGCCGACCATCACCACGACGCTCTCGATCGGTTGGACGCAATCGACGAGCGTCTGGATCAGTTGGCCGGCGACGTGGCTGCACTCGAAGCCGAAGTCGAGGCGCGTGCCGGCCAGCCAGCACTCGAGGCCCTCGAAGATACCGTCGAGGAGCACGCGGAGACGCTTTCGGCTCGCGAGGAGCGCCTCGCCGACCTCGAAGACAAGTTGCGGACAGTGGGGTGGGCGGTCAGCGACCTCCGAGAGGAACAGGCCGCCCGTGGAACTGATACCCTCGACCGGATCAAAACGGCCGCCGCCGGTCACGACGTCAGCCGCGCGGTCTGTGAGAACTGCGGTGAAGCCGTCGAGATTGCTCTCATGACACGGCCCGCCTGTCCGCACTGTGAAGCGGCAGTGACCAACGTCGAGCCGGCCAGCGGCTTCTTCGGCAAGCCGGCGCTGGTCACCGCCTCGCAAATCGAGAGCGGGATGGACGATGGGGCAGATCCCAATCGGGATGTCTCGGCGTCAAGGAGTGACCGGCGATGAGCGACGATGATCCGGATCGCAAGACCGGCCCTGAGGGCGTAGACGAACTCTGGGACGACGACGCGGCAGACACGAGTGGTGACAACGAGGCGACGGAGACGGACAGTGAAGACGACAGGGTAGAGACGACCGGCGAAGACGACACGGCGGAGTTGACCGGTGAAGACGACGAGACGGACCCCTTCGAGGTGATCAAAGAGCCGGAGACGGGCGATCCCTTCGACCGAATCGACGTCGAGGACCGGGACGCCGACCCCTTCGAGCGATTGGACGATCACGGCACGTCGCCGGAAGCCGACGCTGATATGGACGCTGATGCGGAGCACTTCGACGCGAGCGGTGCCGATACTGAGCCGGGAGCGGAGTCAGATCCGGCGGCGATGCCCGGCGAGACGGCGACCCAGGGGACGCCGCCCGGCGACGAGGACGATCCCTTCTCGAACCTCGGCCGCGACGAGCGGACGGGTGATCCGTTCGATGGACTGGCTGGGGAACGCGTCGATGGCGAAGACGCGACACGGCCCGATGCCGAGCTGTGGGAAGACCTCTCCCGTAGTGAGGTCGAACCCGAAACGGAGCGCCACGGACAGCGTCGGTTCGCTGAAGTGTCGAAACACACCTACTGCGAGCGCTGTGAGTACTTCTCGGACCCCCCGGAGATCGCCTGCGCTCACGAAGGAACCGACATCATCGAGTTCGTCGACTTCGAGACGGTCCGAGTCGCCGACTGCCCGGTCGTCGCCGAACGCGAACAGCTGGCCGACATGGACCGCGAGCGATAAACGCGGACGGGCAGGCTTTTCCCACTCTGGAACGTGTCATCGGCAACGATGCAATTCTGCGACGAGTGCGGGTCGATGATGCATGCCGACGGCGAGGAGATGGTCTGTCAGAGCTGTGGCTATCGCAAAGCCAAAGACCAAGAGCTGGCCGACGATTTCGTCTCGACGGAAGCTCAGAGCGACGATGACGTGATTGAAACCGAGGAGGACGCGAATTTCGAGGGGAAACCCACCGCTGACGACGTGATCTGTGAGGAGTGTGGCCACGGCGAAGCCTGGTATACTATCAAACAGACCGGCTCGGCCGACGAACCGCCAACACGTTTTTTCAAGTGCAAGGAATGTGGGCACCGCTGGCGTGGGTATAGCTGACCGAACAGCTGCGGTCGTTCACGCCTCGAACAATCTCCCGGCCCGCCGATAGATCGGTGCGCCGAGCCAATCACACTCCTCGGCAAGTACCTCGACGTCTGCCAGCGCGTCTTTGTGATCCAACATCCTGCGATCGACCAGTGCCCGCAACACGATCGGCGAAATGGCGACCCGCGCGTCAGTGGCGGCTTGGAGTTCGGGCAGTGCCCGTAGGTCGTCCGTGATGAGAAACTCTGCAGCCTGCTCGCGTGCGAGCACGGCTACGCTCCCTTCACCTGCGTCGATCCGTGCGGATTCGATCGCCCCATCGACGCGCTGGACGGTGAAGTCGCCCCGGTGATCCAGGACCAATCGTGCGGCCCTCCCGTGGGTGTCCTCGTACTCGGCCGTCTCCTGCAGTTCCGTCGCGACTGTCTCGGTCGTGTACATGTCGAATTCCGCAAGCAGAAGCTCCAGCCGGTCGATCGACGCGAGCGAGAGTAGCGCGCTCGTGTCCGCGGCGATCATGCCTCGTCGTCGAGTGCGGCGAGATCAGCAGCCAGTTCCGCCCCATCGTCGAGCATGGCTTTCGAGGCGCGGACCGATTCTGCGTCCTGGCGGCCGACGAACGTCTTCAACACGTCGAACCCGATCTCGTCGTCCAGATAGAGTTCGACCACTGCCTCTTTGAACCGTTCGTCGTCCTCGACGTCAGCCAGGTACTCCCGGAGGGCCTCTCTGACGATCGCCGTCCGGTCGGCGTGGCTCACTTCGGCAGCCACGTCGGCCTTCTCGACAAGTTCCTCCGGCAAACGGAAATTGACCCGTCGTGTCCCCATTCTTGTGTGTACGTTGTATGTACGGACTGAAAGCATTTTCCCTGGCTCTTGACACCGGGTTCACGGGGAGGCAGTCTCGACAATTCGAACCACGAGGACGGCAGTGATCTGCCCCCGGAGTCGATACGCACGCTGGAAGAGAGCGTGATGACACGAAGTCGAGCGGCGAGTGGTTCAAGAGTCGTCCACGTCCTCGGGTAGGTCAAACACGTCCTCGATTCGGGCGTCGAACTCCCGAGCGATCCGCCAGGCCAGCTCCAGCGAGGGGTTGTACTCGCCCTTCTCGACGTAGAGGATCGTCTGGCGGGTGACGCCGACGCGGTCGGCGAGTTCGGCCTGGGTAAGCCCCGCGGCTTCGCGGCGCTCCTTGATCTCCGTCTCGAAGTCCATGCTACCCCTCCAGACGCCTGGCGCGGAGCACGTTCCAGCCTTTGTGGACGACCGAGGAGACGATCGCAGCCATGCCGACCCAGACGAACACGATCTGGCCCTGCTGGACGACCGTCGCGAGAGGGTCGGTCAGATCACCACCCTGTGCGTCAATCATCAAACCGAGAACATATGCGAGGAACCCGACTGCAAAGAGGCCGTACAGCGCCCGGCTGGCGGCCGTCTGGATCAACGTTCGGACCCGTTCGTCGTTCTCCTCGATACCGAGGCGAGCGCCCAGCCACCGACTCGTCGGGACGAACCCCACGAACAGCACGCCGCCGAGCGCGATCAACGGGGCCAACTCGAAGGTGATTCCGACGTTCAGGAGCGCAATCACCACCAGCAGGTACAGGCCCCGAACGGCTCGATACACTGTTCTGGACTCCCCGAATCCGGCGTTAGATCGATTTAACATCTCATGTTAGATTTATATAACACTGCCACTTAGTTCCTGTGGGTATTGGGGGGCAAAGCGAAGGGAGTGCGACCGGACGCGAAATCGTGCTATTCGACGATGACGGCTTTGTGGGCTAGCACCGCGAGAATCTGCTATTGTAGCCCCCGCCTCCACTCGGTCGCCCAGTCAAATTGCATCGCGTTCGGTTTTGATATGCTCGACATAGCTCTCGACGACGTTCTGGATGATCACTTCGCCTGCCTCGGCAGTTGCCTCCGTCGGATCACCGAGGACGCCGGTTTCGGTGATCGTCTCGAACCCTTCACTCAACAGCCGGGCTGTCGAGATTTCGCCCTCGGGCCCGGGCTCGATATCGTCCGTCCTGACGAGACCGTCGTCGATGGCCAGAACGATCGCTGTCTCGGCGGCTCCAGCGTGAATGACGTCCTGCGTATATTCGACAGCTGCGTCGCTGAGCCCCTCGTTCAGCAATTGCATGTGTTCATCGAGATCGGCGAGTGGAATCACCGAAGCATCGAGTTCGCGGGCGATGTCTGGGGCCACAGTCGTGACTGGGCCGAAGTTCCCACCGTGGGTCGGGATGAGAACGATGTGTTCGAAGCCATGCTCGTCGAGAGATCGACAGTACGACCGGATCACGTCCATCAGCGTCTCGGGTGGGACGGTGATCGTGCCGGGGAATTCCATGTGATGGCCCGAGCAGCCGGGGCGAATCGTGGGGGCAGCGAGAGCATCGCCCAGTTCGGTCGCAATGCGTCGTGCAAGTTCGTCCCCATCGAGCGTATCCATATTCAATGGCAGATGGGGGCCATGTTGTTCAATCGACCCGACAGCCACGATTGCCGTCCGAGTTCCGTTTTCGAGGGCGGACTCGACTTCCGGCCATACCATCTCCTCAAGACAGATTGATTTCCGAGAAGACATCCACTGTTATCACTCCTGGCGGACCAAAGAACCTTGTGTCGGAACAGTACCATTCCACACGGACTCTATTTCCAGGGCGCTATCGACAGCGGCCGACACCGAAAGCGTGCGAACAGACCCTAAATCACCCTATTCGACGATGACGGTGCCCTCCATGCCGACAACCTCGTGGGGGATGCAGACGTAGCCGTGCTCACCTGTGGTTTCGAAGGTGTGGACGTACGACTGGCCGGGCTGGACGGCACCCGCTCCGTTCTCCCAGCCCTCCCGAGCGGCCTCCTCGCTGTCGAAGTCTCCGGACGCCCAGTAGTCAGCATCCTCGGGAATACCGTCGCCAACGGCCGTTACCGTGTGGGGCTCACCACCGGCAAATTTCCAGGCGACTTTCTCGCCGCTCTCGACGGTCAACTCCGCCGGCTCGAATGCTGCGGCCGTCATGTCGACGACGTGATCGGCGTCCTCGGGTACCCCCTCGACGACGTTCGGACCGCCTTCGAGGCCCGCCTGACCGCCTTCCTCACTCTCCTCGCCACTCTCGGCCGGCTGGACGTTCGAACCCACGAGCGACAGCGACAGCGGGAGATCCTCGACGGCGTCGACCAGCGCGAACTGGGCGTACAGCGTCGCGTCTGCGAACGACGCGGCGGCCCCCTGAACGTCGCCGCCAGTATCCAGCGTTTCGATGAGCCCTTCCAGGTGGCTTTCGAAGGTCTCGTAGGCGTTGTGGTCGGCCTCCTCGAGCAGATCGTGCACGCGGGCCTCCTCGAAGCTCGCGAAAGCGGACTCAGCGACGTCCAGGGCTATCTCGCGCTGGGGTCCACCCGCACTCTCGACGACGGCGTAGGCCGAGGCGACCGCCTCAGCGTTGAAAGATTTCGCTGGCGCATAGACGTCTTCGCCCTCCTCGGCCGCCGAAACCACTGTACCGATGGTCTCCTCGAAGGCTTCGTAGGTCTTCTCGTCGGCGTGCTCCAGGGTCTCGTGGTAGCCACCGGGATCGCCCTCGAAGTGCTCGAAGACACCCTGTGCGATCGTCGCCGCGCGCTCGGCCTCACCGAGCGTGTCCAGAACGGCGGCGTCGAACGCGCGAGCACTGACGAAGGCGGACTCGGCTGCACTCGTCGCCGCCGTCGTTCCGGCGGTCGTTGCGAACTCCAACAGCGTCGCCTGGGCACCCTCGTAGTGGGTCCCGACGGCCTCGTCGTCCTCGGCTTCGAACGCCTCGATCAATCCGGCGAGGTGTTCCTCCTCGAAGCGCTCGTAGAGGTCCTCGCTGACGGACTCGACCGTCTCGTGGAAGTCGAGTTCGTTCTCCTCGAAGCGCTCGAACAGCCCCTGGGCGATCGATGCGGCCTCGGCGGCCTCTCCCAGGCGGTATCGTTCGCGTGCGTCGGCGAGCCGAGCGCGGAAGAACGCAGCCTCGACCAGCGGAGCGTTCGAACCGGCGAGGGCGTCGATACCGGCGACGAGGTTCGCATCGACCGTCGAAGTGGCGTCTTCGATCGCGCCGGCGTCGCCGTTCTCGATTGCACTCTGGAGGCTTTCTAATCCCGATTCGAATCCCTCGTAGGCTTCGGCGTCGGCTGATTCGAGGGCGTCGTGGGCCATCGCACCCTCGAAGTGGGCAAAGATGTCCTGGGCGATCGTCCCAGCTCGCCCGGCCTCGCCGCCCGCGGCGAGCCAGGCAGCGTCCGCGATCCGGGCGCGATAGCCGGTGAGGGTCGCGGCGTGGGCGACGCCCGTCGAGGGGCCGCCCGTCGACGCGAGCCCGGCCGCGTCCCACCCGCGTGCCTGTGCGATCGCGATCTCTCCGACACCCGCAGCGACTTCGTCGTCGGCGACCGCGTAGCTCCCCTCGATCGCCGCCTGGACGCCCAGATCGACGTTGGTTCCCGATCGCTCGTTGTCGCCGGACCCAGCAGCCGACACCAGGCCATCGAGAGCACTTTCGACGGTATCGAAGACGGGACCATCCGCCGACTCGAGCGCGCTACGGGCGGAACTATCGGTAAAGCGATCACGGGTCCCCTCGGCGATAGATTGAGCGGCCTCGAACGCGCCCATCTCCAGAAGATAAGACACGTCCTCGATCGAGAGGGCGAGCCGCTGGAGGGCAAACGCGTCCGCCGTCGAGTCGCTGACGAGTGACTTCTGGGCAGTGATCAATTGCGACGTGGCCGTCTCGGCTGCCTCGTGGGCACGCTCAATATCGTCGTCGTTCAGCGCCGAGCGAAGGTTCCCCAGCGCCGCCTCGAACTCCTCGTAGGCCGCCTCGTCGGTCTCTTCGAGCATCTCGTGGGCACCGTACTCGCCGGTCGCTCCCTCGAAGCGCGCGAAAACGTTCCGGACGAGGTTCGAAGCTGCGTCCGCCGCTCCGGCCCGTCCGAGAGCCACGGCGTCGCGGGTCCGGGCGGCCATCGCGTTCCACTCCGCCCCAACGGCCAGGGAGGTATCGGGCTCCGCGGCCGAACTCTCACCTGTGTCGGTGGCCGTTCCCCCGGTCTCGGTGCACCCGGCCAACCCAGCCGTGGCAAACAACGCCGCTCCACTCGTCAATATCGCTCGTCTACTCGGTGGCATCAGTTTTTAGGCTTCCCTAAACAGGCATAAGTCCGTCGTTTTTTAGGCAAGCCAAAAACTTAATACGCCGATCGGATACCTGCAGTGAAGACCCGTCTCATCGAGGTCTATCCGGGCACGGTGGTCGCCGTCGAGTTCGAATCCAGACTCATTCGAGTGCGTCGAAAAGACGATCTGGTGCTGTCATCACGGCGTGGTGCTCTAGGAACCTGTCTTCCTGAAACAGACCGCACACGCCGATTGGAACACGGCGACGAAGGTCCAGGGCGAGGGACCCCACTCCTATGGGGGTGTCCGATACGGAGATACGCCAAAGATTTGCGGTTCAGGTGACGAGAAGCCAGGCCACAACCACCACGACTCCTCCGAGAGTTGTCGAGAGCAGCGACTGGACGCGCAGGCGATCGAGCAATTCGTGAGACGTTTCGGTCATCCCAGCCGCCTGATCGATCTCGCCACCGACCTCACACGAGGGCAGGAAGTCCATCGCGACGTGGAGGAACACGCCGGCCGCAAACCCGAAGACGACGGCGTTGATAGCCGGCGCACTCGGCAACGCCACCATCGCGACCGGGAGCGCGGTCAGCCCGACACCGGCCGAAGGCAACAACAGCGGCACCGCGGACTTCCCGTCGAGTGCGAGTCGACGAGCGGCGGCGTACCCTGCCGGGCCCTTGTGGGAGACGATCGCTACGCCGAGGAGGAGTCCGAGTTCGGGCATCTGGCCGTAGATGACGCCGATGATCAGCCCCGCCGAAAGAGCGTGGGCAGCCAGTTCTGTCGCCGTCGTTGTCATCGGGAGATCGAGATGGGAAAGTCGATGGCCGATGGTATGAGCGTTGTAGCCGACGAGGATCCCCGCGGCGATGCCGAATCCGCCCAGCCGCGGGTCCTGACCGATGGCTTGGGGCACGAGAAACGCCGCGGCACTCGCGATCATCGCACCGCTGGCGAGTCCATAGCCCCACACCAGCCCACGGGGATGGCGACCACTCGTACGGGCCCCGACGAGCGCGCCGCCGGCCATCGCGGCGAAGGCGACCCAGGAGATCACGACGAGTTTCCCGATCTCCGGCGGCGCGGGCCCGAACAACCCGACGGCCGTGAAAACGACGAGAAGGACTGTCGAGAGACCACCGAGGAGGAGACCGTCACCAGTGTTATTAATATATGGCTTTGATTTAATATCCATCGGATAGCCGTACCGTATCGACGAACATGAATATGTCGGTGGCCGTCGGATCGCCGACAGTCAGGAAGTCCCCCGACAAGCACCCTGAACGACGTCCTGACGTTCAGTATCGGCGGTTCGATCCGGCCGGGGAGCGATAATATCACCGACCCATCCCGTGCCGACATTTAAGCAGGTGCCGGTCGTCGGTTTCACGCGATGACACCCGAAA harbors:
- a CDS encoding transcription factor S, with product MQFCDECGSMMHADGEEMVCQSCGYRKAKDQELADDFVSTEAQSDDDVIETEEDANFEGKPTADDVICEECGHGEAWYTIKQTGSADEPPTRFFKCKECGHRWRGYS
- a CDS encoding ZIP family metal transporter; translation: MDIKSKPYINNTGDGLLLGGLSTVLLVVFTAVGLFGPAPPEIGKLVVISWVAFAAMAGGALVGARTSGRHPRGLVWGYGLASGAMIASAAAFLVPQAIGQDPRLGGFGIAAGILVGYNAHTIGHRLSHLDLPMTTTATELAAHALSAGLIIGVIYGQMPELGLLLGVAIVSHKGPAGYAAARRLALDGKSAVPLLLPSAGVGLTALPVAMVALPSAPAINAVVFGFAAGVFLHVAMDFLPSCEVGGEIDQAAGMTETSHELLDRLRVQSLLSTTLGGVVVVVAWLLVT
- a CDS encoding creatininase family protein: MSSRKSICLEEMVWPEVESALENGTRTAIVAVGSIEQHGPHLPLNMDTLDGDELARRIATELGDALAAPTIRPGCSGHHMEFPGTITVPPETLMDVIRSYCRSLDEHGFEHIVLIPTHGGNFGPVTTVAPDIARELDASVIPLADLDEHMQLLNEGLSDAAVEYTQDVIHAGAAETAIVLAIDDGLVRTDDIEPGPEGEISTARLLSEGFETITETGVLGDPTEATAEAGEVIIQNVVESYVEHIKTERDAI
- a CDS encoding ribbon-helix-helix domain-containing protein gives rise to the protein MGTRRVNFRLPEELVEKADVAAEVSHADRTAIVREALREYLADVEDDERFKEAVVELYLDDEIGFDVLKTFVGRQDAESVRASKAMLDDGAELAADLAALDDEA
- a CDS encoding DUF5059 domain-containing protein, producing MPPSRRAILTSGAALFATAGLAGCTETGGTATDTGESSAAEPDTSLAVGAEWNAMAARTRDAVALGRAGAADAASNLVRNVFARFEGATGEYGAHEMLEETDEAAYEEFEAALGNLRSALNDDDIERAHEAAETATSQLITAQKSLVSDSTADAFALQRLALSIEDVSYLLEMGAFEAAQSIAEGTRDRFTDSSARSALESADGPVFDTVESALDGLVSAAGSGDNERSGTNVDLGVQAAIEGSYAVADDEVAAGVGEIAIAQARGWDAAGLASTGGPSTGVAHAATLTGYRARIADAAWLAAGGEAGRAGTIAQDIFAHFEGAMAHDALESADAEAYEGFESGLESLQSAIENGDAGAIEDATSTVDANLVAGIDALAGSNAPLVEAAFFRARLADARERYRLGEAAEAASIAQGLFERFEENELDFHETVESVSEDLYERFEEEHLAGLIEAFEAEDDEAVGTHYEGAQATLLEFATTAGTTAATSAAESAFVSARAFDAAVLDTLGEAERAATIAQGVFEHFEGDPGGYHETLEHADEKTYEAFEETIGTVVSAAEEGEDVYAPAKSFNAEAVASAYAVVESAGGPQREIALDVAESAFASFEEARVHDLLEEADHNAYETFESHLEGLIETLDTGGDVQGAAASFADATLYAQFALVDAVEDLPLSLSLVGSNVQPAESGEESEEGGQAGLEGGPNVVEGVPEDADHVVDMTAAAFEPAELTVESGEKVAWKFAGGEPHTVTAVGDGIPEDADYWASGDFDSEEAAREGWENGAGAVQPGQSYVHTFETTGEHGYVCIPHEVVGMEGTVIVE
- a CDS encoding helix-turn-helix transcriptional regulator: MDFETEIKERREAAGLTQAELADRVGVTRQTILYVEKGEYNPSLELAWRIAREFDARIEDVFDLPEDVDDS